The following proteins come from a genomic window of Chitinivorax sp. B:
- a CDS encoding alkaline phosphatase PhoX, whose product MMNPDDLNTTRRHLLRASLMTCGLLAIGSKSALANNLFAVPANPRNEDGLEPIMATGNLGPLQPPNADGLRLPAGFTSRIIARTGNTVAGSNYAWHRAPDGGATFSMQDGGWVYVSNAEIDDDKGGVGAIRFDRKGNIISAYSICSNTSRNCAGGPTPWGTWLTCEEVDRGRVVECDPTGTRAPIVRNALGWFDHEAVAVDTSTGYLYLTEDKSDGRLYRFRPTVAGNLNSGTLEVARRIGSSAPYQLQWLAVPKPNPSSSGTRTRRQVKKSSSFNGGEGIWFHSGVIYFTTKGDNRVWALTTRNDKLDIIYDAETAPNPILTGVDNVVVSKRGDIYVGEDGGDMQIIVISPNKSVAPIVQVVNQNSSEITGPAFSPDGTRLYFSSQRATSSGGITYEVTGPFQSI is encoded by the coding sequence ATGATGAATCCGGATGACCTGAATACAACCCGACGCCACCTGCTGCGTGCCAGCCTGATGACCTGTGGCTTGCTGGCCATTGGTAGCAAAAGTGCGCTGGCCAACAATCTGTTCGCGGTACCAGCCAACCCGCGCAATGAAGACGGCCTTGAGCCCATCATGGCAACCGGTAATCTGGGTCCTCTACAACCACCCAATGCAGACGGCCTGCGGCTGCCTGCCGGATTCACTTCACGCATCATCGCCCGTACCGGTAACACGGTAGCCGGCAGCAATTATGCTTGGCATCGTGCGCCCGATGGCGGTGCCACCTTTTCAATGCAGGATGGTGGCTGGGTGTATGTCTCCAACGCTGAAATTGACGATGACAAAGGTGGTGTAGGCGCCATTCGCTTCGATCGCAAAGGCAACATCATCAGCGCCTACAGCATTTGTAGCAATACCTCGCGTAATTGTGCCGGCGGTCCGACACCTTGGGGAACCTGGTTGACCTGTGAGGAGGTGGATCGCGGCCGAGTGGTGGAATGCGACCCAACCGGAACCCGCGCGCCCATTGTCCGCAATGCACTGGGCTGGTTCGATCATGAAGCGGTCGCCGTCGACACCAGTACTGGCTATCTGTACCTGACCGAAGACAAATCAGATGGTCGCCTGTACCGTTTCCGGCCTACCGTAGCAGGCAATCTGAACAGTGGAACCCTGGAAGTAGCACGCCGGATCGGTTCATCGGCCCCCTATCAATTGCAATGGTTGGCCGTTCCCAAGCCCAATCCCAGCAGCAGCGGAACACGTACCCGTCGACAAGTGAAGAAAAGCAGCAGCTTCAACGGCGGTGAAGGCATCTGGTTTCACAGTGGCGTGATCTATTTCACCACCAAGGGCGACAACCGGGTCTGGGCTCTCACCACCCGCAATGACAAGCTGGATATCATCTATGATGCTGAAACTGCCCCCAATCCCATCCTGACAGGAGTAGACAATGTAGTAGTGTCCAAGCGGGGGGACATTTACGTGGGTGAAGATGGTGGCGACATGCAAATTATTGTGATCTCACCAAACAAATCGGTCGCGCCGATTGTCCAGGTGGTCAACCAAAACAGCTCGGAAATCACCGGCCCAGCCTTCAGCCCAGATGGCACCCGACTTTACTTCAGTTCTCAACGGGCGACCTCTTCCGGTGGCATCACCTACGAGGTTACCGGCCCGTTCCAATCAATCTGA
- a CDS encoding DUF2846 domain-containing protein, translating to MKSFKLALPLMIVAALTTGCASGVKYAAMKEAMPTVKEGEGRVYFYRASSMFGAAIQPDISLNGTVVGTSKPGGFFYVDRAAGDFKAMTGTEVERTLSFSLGVREVKYIKTSPSMGLMVGRINFELVDSAVAEAELPDLSFTGEPEAKK from the coding sequence ATGAAATCGTTTAAACTGGCGTTGCCATTGATGATTGTTGCGGCACTGACCACTGGCTGTGCTTCTGGTGTTAAATATGCAGCAATGAAAGAAGCTATGCCGACGGTAAAAGAAGGTGAAGGTCGTGTTTATTTCTATCGCGCATCATCTATGTTTGGTGCTGCCATTCAGCCAGATATTTCTTTGAATGGTACTGTGGTTGGCACATCCAAGCCTGGTGGCTTCTTCTATGTGGATCGCGCTGCTGGTGATTTTAAAGCGATGACAGGTACGGAAGTTGAGCGCACGTTATCCTTCTCCCTGGGTGTTCGTGAAGTGAAGTACATCAAGACATCACCTTCCATGGGTTTGATGGTTGGCCGTATCAATTTTGAACTGGTTGACTCAGCTGTGGCAGAAGCTGAATTACCTGATCTGAGCTTTACTGGTGAACCAGAAGCCAAGAAGTAA
- the htpG gene encoding molecular chaperone HtpG, with product MTTANKETLGFQAEVKQLLQLMIHSLYSNKEIFLRELVSNASDACDKLRFEAMSDAALYESDSELKIRVDFDKDARTVTITDNGIGMSRQEVIENVGTIARSGTRAFFENLTGDSKKDANLIGQFGVGFYSAFIVADRVTLITRRAGLTADHGVKWESTGEGEFTLENVDKAERGTQVILHLREGEEEFANDWRLKSILRKYSDHITLPIVMTKSPGYDKDGNITPAEGDETVNQASALWARAKNDISEEQYKEFYKHVAHDFEDPLAWSHARVEGRQEYTELLYIPQRAPFDMWDRERRHGVKLYVRRVFIMEDADKLLPHYLRFVRGVIDSSDLPLNVSREILQHSKDIDGIRAGCTKKVLDLLSQMAENEQDKFATFWKEFGQVFKEGVGEDHGNKEKIAKLCRFASTHADTDEQIVSLDDYISRMKEGQDKIYYITGDTFAAAKNSPHLEVFRKKGVEVLLLSDRVDEWLTSNLFDYAGKTLASVAKGDLDLGKLEDEAEKEEQKKAADDYKALTDKIKDVLGERVKEVRITHRLTESASCVVVEEHAMSGHLERLLKQAGQSVDSTKPILEINPGHMIVQKLHNNLDGEHFSDWSHILLDQAQLAEGGQLEDPATFVKRLNGLMMALSA from the coding sequence ATGACTACTGCAAATAAAGAAACACTGGGCTTTCAAGCCGAAGTCAAACAACTACTGCAACTGATGATTCACTCCTTGTACTCAAACAAGGAGATTTTCCTGCGCGAGCTGGTATCCAATGCATCTGACGCCTGCGACAAGCTACGTTTTGAAGCCATGTCCGATGCTGCCCTGTACGAATCGGATTCCGAGTTGAAGATCCGTGTCGATTTCGACAAGGATGCACGTACCGTCACCATTACTGACAACGGTATCGGGATGAGCCGTCAGGAGGTGATCGAGAACGTTGGTACGATCGCTCGTTCCGGCACCCGCGCTTTCTTCGAAAACCTGACTGGTGATTCAAAGAAAGATGCCAACCTGATCGGTCAGTTCGGTGTGGGCTTCTACTCTGCCTTTATCGTTGCCGATCGCGTCACCTTGATCACCCGCCGCGCTGGTTTGACTGCAGACCACGGGGTGAAGTGGGAATCCACCGGCGAAGGTGAATTCACACTGGAGAATGTCGACAAGGCAGAACGCGGAACCCAGGTTATTCTGCACCTGCGTGAAGGCGAAGAAGAATTTGCCAATGACTGGCGCCTGAAGAGCATCCTGCGCAAGTATTCCGACCACATTACCCTGCCGATCGTCATGACCAAGTCACCGGGTTATGACAAGGATGGCAACATCACCCCCGCCGAAGGCGACGAAACCGTCAACCAGGCATCCGCACTGTGGGCACGCGCCAAGAACGACATCAGCGAAGAACAGTACAAAGAGTTCTACAAGCATGTCGCTCATGACTTCGAAGACCCACTGGCATGGAGCCACGCACGTGTCGAAGGCCGCCAGGAATACACCGAACTGCTGTACATTCCGCAACGTGCACCGTTCGACATGTGGGACCGTGAACGTCGTCATGGCGTGAAGCTGTATGTGCGCCGCGTCTTCATCATGGAAGATGCCGACAAGCTGTTGCCGCATTACCTGCGCTTCGTTCGCGGCGTGATTGATTCCAGCGACCTGCCACTGAACGTATCCCGCGAAATCCTGCAACACTCCAAGGATATCGACGGCATCCGTGCTGGGTGCACCAAGAAGGTATTGGACTTGCTGAGCCAGATGGCAGAAAACGAGCAGGACAAGTTCGCCACCTTCTGGAAGGAATTCGGCCAAGTCTTCAAAGAAGGCGTAGGCGAAGACCACGGCAATAAGGAAAAGATCGCCAAACTGTGCCGTTTTGCCTCCACACATGCTGATACTGATGAACAGATCGTCAGCCTGGACGATTACATCAGCCGCATGAAAGAAGGCCAGGACAAGATCTACTACATCACCGGCGACACCTTTGCGGCAGCCAAAAACAGCCCGCACCTGGAAGTATTCCGCAAGAAAGGTGTGGAAGTGTTGCTGCTGTCAGACCGTGTCGATGAATGGCTGACATCTAATCTGTTCGACTACGCCGGCAAGACCCTGGCTTCCGTTGCCAAGGGCGATCTGGATCTGGGCAAGCTGGAAGACGAAGCAGAGAAGGAAGAACAGAAGAAGGCTGCAGACGACTACAAGGCGCTGACCGACAAGATCAAGGACGTACTGGGCGAACGAGTGAAGGAAGTACGCATCACCCACCGCCTGACCGAATCAGCATCGTGCGTTGTCGTGGAAGAACACGCCATGAGCGGCCATCTGGAACGCCTGTTGAAGCAAGCCGGCCAAAGCGTTGATAGCACCAAGCCGATCCTGGAGATCAACCCAGGCCATATGATTGTGCAAAAACTGCACAACAATCTGGACGGCGAACACTTCAGCGACTGGAGCCACATCCTGCTGGATCAAGCTCAACTGGCTGAAGGTGGCCAACTGGAAGACCCCGCCACCTTCGTCAAGCGCCTGAATGGGCTGATGATGGCACTGTCCGCGTAA
- a CDS encoding LysR family transcriptional regulator, with protein sequence METITTRFDWAMAFLTVADAGGFTRAAEQLGCSKAHVSKQVSQLEQALGAQLLYRTTRRLTLTEAGQTYLDYCRRLRATMGEAERAVSTLREEVSGQVRITAPTTFGEVYMGELLLAFKVRYPNIRVEVDLSLSFRDLEADGFDLGIRSNAAHSDRLIAKPVGVRRDWLVAAPSLLAQVGTPTRPEQFANLPCIANNHFKDAYRWLFFQAEQVTPVEINTWVSVNDYTLIRRLCLAGTGFACLPRYQAEPDTEASKLVRVMADYELPYFPIYLVYPYRQPQPAKVRALIDFVSNWFAQPERNVVRW encoded by the coding sequence ATGGAAACAATTACTACACGTTTTGACTGGGCGATGGCCTTCCTGACCGTTGCAGACGCAGGCGGCTTCACCCGAGCAGCTGAACAGCTGGGCTGTTCCAAGGCCCATGTTTCGAAGCAAGTATCACAGCTGGAACAGGCGTTGGGAGCGCAACTGCTATATCGCACCACACGCCGGCTGACCTTGACAGAAGCCGGTCAGACCTATCTGGATTATTGCAGACGCTTGCGAGCTACCATGGGTGAAGCGGAACGCGCTGTCTCCACTTTACGGGAGGAGGTCAGCGGTCAGGTTCGCATTACCGCGCCCACCACCTTTGGCGAGGTGTATATGGGTGAGTTGCTGTTGGCCTTCAAAGTCCGTTACCCCAATATCCGGGTAGAAGTCGATCTGAGCTTATCATTCCGCGATCTTGAAGCGGATGGATTCGACTTGGGTATCCGTTCCAATGCCGCTCACTCCGACCGACTGATCGCCAAACCCGTTGGCGTCCGGCGAGATTGGCTAGTGGCGGCGCCAAGCCTGCTGGCACAAGTGGGTACCCCCACCCGACCAGAACAATTTGCCAACCTGCCCTGCATTGCCAACAATCATTTCAAGGATGCGTACCGCTGGCTGTTCTTTCAGGCAGAACAGGTCACCCCAGTGGAAATCAACACCTGGGTCAGCGTGAACGACTACACCCTGATACGCCGGTTATGCCTGGCCGGCACTGGCTTTGCTTGCTTGCCACGCTACCAAGCCGAGCCCGATACAGAGGCCAGCAAACTGGTTCGGGTGATGGCAGATTACGAACTACCTTACTTTCCGATTTACCTGGTCTACCCCTATCGCCAACCACAACCCGCCAAAGTCAGAGCCCTGATCGATTTCGTCAGCAACTGGTTTGCCCAACCCGAACGCAACGTGGTGCGTTGGTAA
- a CDS encoding short chain dehydrogenase, which yields MKILVVGASGTIGQAIVNELSPRHEIVKVGKTSGDFQVDITRIDSVKQLFERVGKVDAIISAAGNLHFGPLAEMTPELYNIGLQDKLMGQVNLALVGQHYLNDGGSITLTGGILAEQPVRFGSGASMVNSALEGFVLGAAIELPRGIRINVVSPNVLQESMGAYGPYFRGFEAVPVARVALAYSRSVEGAQTGQVYRVF from the coding sequence ATGAAAATACTGGTTGTTGGTGCAAGTGGTACGATTGGTCAAGCTATTGTAAACGAACTGTCCCCTCGTCACGAGATTGTGAAGGTGGGTAAGACCAGTGGTGATTTTCAGGTGGACATCACCCGTATCGACAGTGTGAAGCAATTGTTTGAACGGGTCGGCAAAGTGGATGCAATCATTTCGGCGGCGGGCAATCTGCATTTCGGCCCATTGGCGGAGATGACGCCAGAGCTGTATAACATCGGTCTACAGGACAAGTTGATGGGTCAGGTGAACTTGGCGTTGGTGGGTCAGCATTATCTGAACGATGGTGGGTCGATTACCTTGACTGGTGGCATTCTGGCTGAACAGCCGGTTCGTTTCGGCAGTGGCGCATCCATGGTGAACAGCGCGCTGGAAGGTTTTGTTCTTGGTGCTGCGATCGAACTGCCACGCGGTATCCGTATCAATGTGGTCAGCCCGAATGTGTTGCAGGAATCGATGGGCGCCTATGGGCCGTATTTCCGTGGGTTCGAGGCGGTACCGGTTGCACGAGTAGCACTGGCCTACTCACGCAGTGTGGAAGGTGCGCAAACCGGACAGGTATATCGGGTATTCTGA